In the genome of Drosophila kikkawai strain 14028-0561.14 chromosome 2R, DkikHiC1v2, whole genome shotgun sequence, the window AAGCAAAACAGAAATGGTTAAGcaaaatattacttaaaattaaaaaatatgcaatataAGAATATAAGCAAGATTAAGTAACCAAGAAtgtaatgtataaatatttaaataatgacaattttaatttgtataaaataaaataaaactttctAAGTTAAACCGCATATAGTTAatcaatttaacaatttaatgaattatttatttttccaccaACTCCACATTACCCAACGAATGTTGTGCCCGGGCACTCCCTCTTGCATTTAATGAAAACTTATCACATGAGGATCAAAAACTGCAACATGCCAGATGGTGACAGATTAACCAAATGAGACCCACAACTCTTTTGAGAGACCCACAAACTAACCGGCCAACTACTGACAACTGGCAACAACAAATCGCAAAACCTTTTGAACTACAAGCAAATCCATTTCACACAATTTATGTACAAGTTTATTTCGCGCTTCCAATTTTCcgtcgatgtcgatgtcgattTGCTTTTTGGGTGGCTTAAAGCATTTCGATTTGGACTTGCACTTGGACtctagttgctgctgctgctgcggctttCCACAGAAATGTTAACAAGCTCTTAGCAGACCcactctctcacacacacacacatgagcaGCTGCGAGTGTGTGCTGGTTTGAGGACCTGGCCGATGTCTAGATTGGCCTGGCTGGGCTTTGAGTTCGTTTCGGTTCCGCTGCTTAACCCCATAAACACTGGGGAGTTACTCTATCACCAAGGAGAACATGTTGTACTTCGAAAGTTGTCTCTAAAAGTATATTTTCAAAACGATTTGTTTAAGGAAATTTCGATTATTTATCGAAAATGTTATCATTACAAAGATAAGTAGAAATCGAATATCGAAAGCTTCTGTTTAAAGCCATATTTTAGAGGtaagtttatattttcaaatgttttatatatcaaaatatatataagctataataaatatattaaatcgaatttaaattatctaaaatatcgataaaatgtttctataaatatatcaCTTAGAAtcgattaattaattttaaccCTATTTACCTTACTAAatcttaatataaaaatgttgccCTCAAGGGTTAAGAAAGTGCAAATTACAAAGCCACCTTAGTGCTGCCAGTGCCAGGGGCATAGAGACGTAGAAAAGTGAGCGAGTAAGGGGGGGCAGGCAGCGACCAGGCCGATCAGGCAGTGACAGAAAAGCGAAAGAGGGGGAAGAGTTTGAGACCAAGACCGAAGCAGAGAGAGACCCATGCATTCCTAATCTTGTTCGCTGAATTCGTAATCTcattaaatttacatattaATCAAGGGATTTTAATTACTCTTACACCGCATTGGCAATGCCAGTGCCAATGCAAGAGCCAAATGGCACTGGAAGTGGCCGAAAAGGAGGCTCTGGAAATGAGGCAGGCCAAGTTGAACATCCTGTAGTGAGGCATAAGCAGTTCTTGAAATCGACTGCGACTACGACTGCTACACGGAgagaaaaatactttaaaataatttaaaagatatatatactGACCGATTATCAAGtcaataatataaatacacaaaaaatattagtttaCCCGTAGCGAAATGTCATTAgtaaaaaaacattaattacTATAATTACTTTAGGAGATTAAAATACCAAAAGATCATTTATATCTAAACCGTATTGAAATATAATAGCATTTTAATAGCTTAAGGTCAATACATAAAATGCTTTGCAAATTACCTCTACATTTGTTATATTTCCACTGGCTAGAATGCAGTACAATCGTGGTTTTCTGCTTAAACtgtttgttatattttactttttaaaaatagtaagatatatttatttcaaatatagatatttaaaaaaataaatcaagctTTTTAGGTCTCTTCTAAAGTTGAGTTTACAAACATCAACTGCACTTCTTGGGACCCAGAATTTAGCGATTTTGAATATTGCTACTTGAAGTCGGTGAATCGCAGCTACAAATATATGTCActtaaagttaatttatataaagttCCCATTAATGTTATAAAGGTAAGAAAATAacttttgcatttaatttaaattaaattattaatataaattttcatttcagGTAAATATAGCAGCGCTAAAGAGATTCAATGGCTACAAACCCTTCCTGTACAATGCGACTGTGGATGCGTGTAGATTCCTCAAGAATCCAAAATCCAATCCAGTCTTTTCATATTTACATAACATGTTTAGGAGCTTCTCCAATATGAATCACACATGTCCCTATAACGTAAGGTTATGGCTTACTTTAGTATTTgactttatattaattttttttttatttcggcAGCATGATTTAGTGGTGGAAAAACTGAATACCAATTTTCTAAATAATCATATCACATCTGCTTTGCCAGTTCCCGAAGGTGATTACGCCTTGCAGACATCCTGGTTTGCCAACAATATTCTTCGGGCAACGGTTCTTGTTTCTATAACTCTTTcttagtattatattatattataaatattataagataaataaaatttatgtataaataaagtcaaagaataatattttacatttttataatgcTTGGTCTGATCACTACCTTTAAATTTCTGTCTTTATGGAGGATACTAAacatttcttattaaatattctagTTAATTTTACACAAATGTTTCTGTCAGTGTAATGTGCCAAACAGCGGTGAGGAGGAATCCAGCATAAGGGGGGCCACCAGAATCAGAGACTGCTGTGGTCGACGCTGTCGTCGTTGTCTTGGCGTGTGGACCCTCATAATTTAATTGGACTTTGTGTGGCGCATTGGCGATGGCTCGATGTGGCGGTGGTTCGGGCCATGGCTAAGACAGCCACTCGATACCAAGGCTTCCCCATCCCTCCCCTTTGACCACTTGCCTCCTTGGCAGAAAGGATTACACGAATTTGCGTGTCAGGCGTCAATGTAAAATCGCAATAAATGAAACTAAATTACAAActaaaatgcaaaatgagcaGGAGAGTCAGCCACAAGCAACCCCTTCTCTGATTTGTGGGTGTGCGGGTGTCTCTAGATACACAGAGAATAAGAAtttggtttaatttaaaataatattaacttTATATCAACCTGAATTTGTtgtggaaaatttttaaaagatttttaaagcacatttaattttataattttatttgtgacTTCtgtataaattattgaaaCTTTAAAGCTATATTGCTCAGATTTTTCTCAGTATTCTTCCCGCTTTATCTACGAATGTCGCTGTGCGTGTTCTCCAGCTGGTGGTGCTTTCAGCTCTGTGTAATATGCATAATGTTTGCCTCAATTCTATCTGAGATATGTGGGTTCCGGGAACATATGGGAGGCAgagaggatgaggaggagccCTGTGTAGGAGTCTTGTGCATACTTCTGTCCTGTCAAATCAAGCGTGTATATAGACAGAACCCAATGTCAAGACCATTAAAATCTCGCTCGTTCGCTCATTCGCTCATTCGCTCATACTCGTAATTTGCCAGCAAATAGGGATTGGAAGCGAAACTCTGCCGCGGATCCTCCGAAGAGCTCTTCAATCATTATGCGAGGGGATCCAGCTTGAGGGGACCAAAATTTATGGCATTTATAATGACTACTTTGTGGCCATGTTGCAGCAGACACAGTTTTAAGgcttcataaattataaaaaataattataatgagaTCAATTTTTAATCGCCAACCCCAAAGGATCGACTGAGGAGGAGAGGGCTAGGAGCCAAGGAGTCGACTTCCTGGCCAGATGGAGATGGCAGAGAGCAGCAAACGTTGAAGGTGTAATTATTATCATATCCTGCATCGCATAAACAACCATCCCAAGTGGAGGAACGGCCGGCAAACAACTGGCGAGGCGAACTGGCAACATGAAATACAACACTCGCGCCTAAACACGCAGCACCGCAGCACCGCTGGCCTCATCATCAGCGGGCACAGAACGTACCCCGTTCCCGTTCCCAATCCCCAGAGAAGCTGAGCAAACACAGCCAGGCGAGCACTTTGGTGCAAACATTTAGAGTAGCAACTCGTAAAACTTCAATTTAAGACACGTAATTTGCAATTCACTCGAGTGCAGATTAGAAGCGGCATGTCCACCGTCGCAGGAGGGATTGCGGATTGGGGGCTAAGCAATGGGAGCCAAGGTTGGGAGTGGCCAACTGGCCACgcagctgatgatgatgatgatgatggtgccggtggtggtggctgtgactgtgactgtgagGTTGGGTGCACAGCGGCAAAGGAGAGGTGAGCAAAGGAACTTCTTAAATATTCAAACTTTAACTtctttctaaacaaaaaattagaaatataaatttaaaaaaatattctacaatttgtttaaatagttttctagttaaacataatttttgtattagttTTATCTCTTAGATTTGTTTCCTGTGTAGACGAATTCAAAGTCAGAGGATCGGCAGCCAGCATGTAAGCTCCTTTGCCTTGTGAATCTTGCAATGATCAGCATGTACGCGTACTTAGCAGGCTGGTTAGATCAATTATAGAAGTGGAAGACTTATTAAACGAGACTTTTATAAAtgactaaaaatatatatacaagcaACCAAACGATGGGTTGATTGGAAAGCTAAGAATAGCAATCTAagaatattaaacatttaaaatgagGGGTTTCATTAATATGAAATGTAAGTTTTCAGCTGCAAAATTGCTTATTTAGATCGTTGACTTGTTAgagaatatatagaaatttatataaataaaatgaatacaaGACAAAGGCCTATAAACTCTATTAATACAGATTTATGAAGAAATAATAACACACATTTTCTAATTACTTATAAAACTTAAGCTTAGTTTCCTTAGAATTCCCTTCTTAAGGGCTCATGATAATTTAAAAACCCTTACTCATATTTTGTTGTGACTCTCCCTCATTTAACTAACTGAACCTCAACTCATTTATGAAATTTTCCAGTGATTTTTGGGCGGCTGCCTCTTCCGCCTTAATCCTTGAACCCATAAAATCCGGCCTCATCGCAGACTCTCGGCTGCCTCATCTACTTGGCCAACTTGGGCAACTAACTTGACCAGCAGCCAGTaaagtaacaacaacaagcataacagcagcagcaggcaaaaCAGGCCGCGATTTTAATCGACTTTAATCAAAGAAATTTCATATGTGACCACGCCCACATGCAATTATGTTTAAGAATGCAAAACGATTTCGCCAaaggaggcggcggcagcggcagcagggGGAAGTGGAAGCGAGAAAATTAAAActggcaaaaataaataaaaagagaagagaGGATGCGACGGCAGCAGGAGACAGGAGGCGAACTTCAGCGAAAGGCTACAAGGcagaaaacataaatttaacagcaaaaagaaatattattatgaatGCATTAACCACCCGAGCAGAAGAGCAGCAAGCGAGTCTGCCTAATTATAAAGTCGTGAGTCTGGGCAGGAACAGGTTACCTTCGAGATCCGACATCTGAGATCCCAGAGCCCAGATCCGAACTcagagctgagctgagctgagctgagccCATACGATTCGCCCCATGAATGAACTCCGAATGAATGGCCGCAGaccgaagaagaagaagaagggaaCCCAAAAGGAGGCTCAGAAGGTTGCCAAAGGTTATGCAAAACTCTAAATTCGTCCGGctaatcattaaaattatacgTAGAGTAGAGTCACATAAatcttttattgatttatgcCGGCTGGAAATGCACTTTTAATTGGCTGCCTTTCGATCCACTCTCATAATTAGAGCTAATTTTAAGGCCGTTCGCATAAATCACCCAAAAAGGAAGTGAGTCATAAAAGTGGGCTGGCTGGGCTCTATAGGGTTACCAATGCCCAGCATCTAGAGACCAGAGTTGTCAAGGCTCTCAGAGAAGAAGAGCCACTGGTCCAAGCTCGGAAGGTGGTGcgttcaattaaaaaatactttacgATATTACAAAATTACCACGTCCCGGTGGGCGGGGGCAGAATGGGCGGTGGCAAGGGCAGACTACTATGCTCAGGCTCCTATGCTCCTCGTTGCGTGAAAGGCAACAAATCGAACCCAACCGATGCGAGAAAACAGGCAGGCAGGCCCTGGCTTTCGAAGATCGAGAGGGGACGCATGCGCATAATTCGAATGGCATTAAGTACGCCACTTGAGGCACAAACTGGCGACTGGCATTTCTTGAAACAGTGGTGAGGATAGGGTTCTTgagaattatatttttaaagatttctaAAAGGaaagtattatattttttaatagatttataTGGCCCCAAGGCAACGTagttttaaagaattttagaatttaaaattaaattttgagatGAGTGGGAAAGACCTTCGTAAGCAGTAAACTAAATAAAGAACTATTTCCTTTAAGTATACTTAATttccttgttaaattttaaacattctctttatttttgtgatttttctgttaatataaatcaattttgtACCACTGTATCTCCTCCAGAAGCTTCCGTGTTGCCTTTGGGCGCTGTTTAATGTAGTTTCTGTTACAGTTTCTTCTCTTGCTGTTGTAGTTTTCATTATTGTTTCTGGGactacagaaaaaaaaggataaaaagcaataataaaaattcaataatattaaatttttatgggCGCGAAATTATTGCAGACTGTGCATAGTTTTGTGGACAAGTTTGGTAAGGAATGTTGTCAGGAGTTGGTTGGGGTTTTATATGGACGAAGGGCGGATGGTTTGAGTACAATAACAATTAGCTTTGGAGTCTTGAAGTCTTTCATTTGTCAGTTAGCACCTTCCGCATTCGCACACCCATATGCCTTCTGTCTCTGTCTTCTAGGATGCTCATCTATCTCGCTCTAGCTGGGGTTTGTGTTTAGGGTttacagagaaaaaaaagggattACATagcatatttattatttatatataataagcatagaatttatagaattATTTCTAAGAATTTCTTCctaattttttaattcataaaaaatttaatacattttgtatacaattTATTAACAACAAATTGTTGAGGGTATTATTAAACTATATACCATATTCTCTCCTGTTTCACTCCGCTCTCCGCTCTTGTGATTAAACTTCAACTAATTTGGTGCGCTCCGAAGGAAAACCGGTCGTGGAGTCTTGGCCAAGTCCAagtgccgccgccaccgctcCTCGTTCCCCGATGGCTAAGCGAATGAATTATGTTATTTGAAATTAGTTTGTGCCAGGCTTTCAAAACTCCTCCAAGtccagatacacacacacacatacacacacgacTCCAATCCCACAATCTGAGAGCTGGCAGCGCCTGCGGAGTAATCAGGttaattttaatatgttttGTATGCACTGCCGCTCCCCTTCTGGGCCGACCGACCCCCTCTTAACCCCATTTCTCCCCCACGGCCATGGCCAACTGACGACGACGCCGTCGCTGGTTAATGGAAAAATATCTCAAATGATGCTGGCCAGGATGCCTTTTGTAATTAGCAGCCATTTCAACGAGAACCGTCGTCTCCACCAAAGTTAAAAAGTTTGCACGTTCTTAATTACTCTCCCCTCTGTGTCATGggttttgttgtattttgtgGTTTTGCAACTCCTCTTATTGGGTTTATAAAGACTATAATTTATCATATTTaggtattttaaatacatgagtaattaattaagaagACAATAAGCCAAGATGaggtaatatttatttcattaaacaaGAAGGAAGGCCAAGGTCTTCATGAAAagtatttcttatatatatttaatatattatttatttattaacccattaaaaaatattacaatggCCTATTTTGATGACAAAAAGTAGTTAGGTATTTACTTAGTTAATTGAAACAATATCTTTATAGAGATTTGGAGCCAAAAATTGTATAATCCtttgattaaaaattgtttttggccCGATCTATATCTTATAagattgttttattattattaataatttacgAAAAGCTTAAATTTACTATAATATGATTTTCCCAAAGCTAAAGACCAATCTcaagtttatttttactaTATACACTTCCTTATTAGTTGCATAATTTACCGATTTCAATCATCCCAAAGGGTATCAACAGTACAGAGTATCCTCCATCCGGTGACGTGGGCGATCCAACACCTTTATGCTCTTTATGGGCTGTCCAGGCGAtaattttaatgttgtttGGTTTATATACACGTTCTTGGCTATTGCACTTCATTTTTTTCGTGCACCGGGCACCGCCGGGTGGGGCGGCCCAGTGCTGACAAGTTTCGGAACGCTGCTGAAAATGTGGCCACAGTTTGCCCCGTGGCACTATGGCAATATATTAGACGCAGACGGGGGACGAGagatttgcatttaattacgAGCGTTCCGGGGTTTGGGGTCTGCACGGGAGAGGTATGTATGTACGCCACAGAGTACGCCCGAAAGCCAAGTTAAGATCGGGCCAAGACGGCGTGTGTGTTCCAAGGCAAACGGACTGGCAAATGATAATTACAGAAAGCATGTAAGCTCCCAGGGAgaaacagagacagagacagagagagagagagagagagagagagaaagagagaggggcATTTACACAGAAAGAGAAGGCTAGAAAGACGGACAATGTGCTAGAAAcgttaatttcaaatttatgtAGAGCGTCTAGTTTCTGGCCCCCTGTCTAAGCTGATGACTTTGAGTTACCACCCCCCCGAAAATCCCCGTCACACACCTCCTCActacactgaaagaaaattgTACAtactttaaaaacatttaagaatCGAATCATAAGTCTGTTCCCAAAAGGGGTTTGAATTAATGTTTGAAAATTAGCGATGTAAAGTTTTTCACCAACAAAGTGCCTCTAAAAGATATCaatctattaaaatattttttggtgtGCACATCTAACCCCTCTACTATCCCCTGGTTACCCCTTTTTGAACCCTCCTCGAGCATTTCGTCTTGGCCATGGAAGAAGTTGGCAAGGATGCCCGCAGGGCGCGTGCTGAATTTAATCAGTTTGCCGGCCGGGGCCGAGCCGAGCTGCAATGACAATCAAGCCAAGATGGAAAGTGGGCAGTGGCTCTACTGCATCCGCATCCAAGACTAAAGTTACCATCCCTGCCGCCTGCCGCCTGCCGCCCATTTTCCCACCATTTCCTAGCATTTCCACCACCCATTTTGGTCCCGTCGGCTGCCGGGTAACGTAAATTAGACGACAACTCGACAGTGCAACATTTAACGGTAATATGCTTTTATAGCTGCAGGTAAAATGCAGCACAAAATTAGACATAAAAGACAAAGACAGGAAGAGAGGAAAATCTAGAGAAGGAGCGAGATAGAACTACATGAAAATTCCGAAAATTAAGTTGATGAGGTGATGTGGCCTAGACATGTACACGGTACGACAGCCAAAACAGTGAAGAGTGCCCCGACCGGCACTTAAATATTGACCAAAATTggctaaaaacaaaatcagccAACCACTAGAATGAACGATGGCCAAAATGTGAATCCTTAAGATGTGCGAAGTGAAGATACTCTATTAGAAGTTTTAAGGGAAGACCTCAAAACGAATTGAAGATTAGAAGAATTCTTAATTTGAAACTAATTGGGTGtcttctaaaaattaaaattaaagacatTAAAGATTATTAATTACTGATACAGATCATCTTGAAAATATATCtttagaattataattatgGGAAACTCTTAGCTAACTAATGATCCCCAATTGAGGTCACCATATACCACCTCTCTATACCAACGATCCCCGATCGAGGTctcccaaacacacacacacacctcccTCCACCTACTATCCTTTCTAGCCTTCTCTCAAGGAATCCGGTTAATCACAAACCGAATAGGCCTAAGTGCATACCCTTGCGAATCGCATTAAGTGAGCCAAACGGCAAAATCATCAAATGGCGTGGCGTAGGCAGTTGCAGTCAGTTTCGGTTTTTCGAGGGAGAGATGAAGCCGAAGCGAGATACTTCACTGGACTTTTGGGGCACTTCAGGGCCGTGGCGGGGGTTGGGATTTCAAGGGGGCGGCCAGACGACGTCATCGACACCTCCGATAGCTGATGGTTGAGGCGGGTGGGTGGCTGGCTAGACTGcccgcaacagcaacagcagcagcagcagcagaaggcaACAGTAACGTCAGCGGGCATAGCAGAATCAGAGGCTGTGGCAAAGGCAGCCTGTTTGGCAGCATCGACTGACCGACAGCGACCGGTTGAAGACCGCACgagttgctgccgctgctgctgcatcttcTGCCCCCTCTGAACACAGGGGCGGCGTAGTGGCAGCGGGGGCTTGTCTAGTGACTTGACTGTAACCTCATTGACCAGAAAAATgcaagcagcaacagcaacaagcgCAGACAACAAAACATCAAATGTGAATTAGTGCAAAGGTAGCCAAGGAGCAAGGATACACTGAGGGAAATGTTGTATTAATATAAGGTTAGAAAAATAGTATGGACTTAAAGTAAAGTCTAGGTAAAATGTTTAAGAAAAACTGTTATATAACTTATAAGAATAGTTTACATAAATCtacatataataaatttaagaaatttatgaGAGTTTTACAAATTGCACAAACTTAGAAACTATTTTTGgtagcatacttttaaggTGCGAGTTTTTCgaaatgaaaaccaaaacacaattataaataagaacaATATCAATTAGAATAAATCGGATTCTTTATCTTAGGTTCTTTAGTATACATTTTAAAccatatttaaagaaaatcgaAAAGTTAACCCACATAAAAATACTTGAAACccccaaaaaattatttatttttaattatttatttttatttttaattatttctttaatactttaattctaatttatatatacaaatttatttattacgttctatataaatataaaattataatttatatatttctcccagtgcaccAACCTGGCAAGGGGTATTGAGCTGGAAAGAAGCAGAAGACGTGGGGCCATGGTCGAGGAGGGCGAAGAGGTGCCTGTGGGTGGAGGTGTGGGAGGCAGAGTGGGCAGAACAAGGCAAAACGTTTCCATATTTATTGGCACTTTTCGGTTTTCTGGAAGCGCTTCGGAACGGATGCCACAGGGAAGGCGAGAAGGGGTCCGACGGGGGTGTTCAGTGGACCCCGCACACGTCACACAGTGAGTTTAGAGTTTCGGATTTCGAGTTTCGAGTGAGGTTTTCTGCCCGATGAGCTGACGGAATAGAACTTTTGGCATTGGATTTGCTCTGCGGGCCGACACTTGAATTATTAATTACCGGCAAATAGTTGCAATAGGAACATACAtattagaggtttacgccgatggttaaaggcatcggcggcggcgtagaggtcaaaatgactcggcggcggcggcgtagtagtcagaaagaaccggcggcggcggcgcgtcaaataaggcaaaaaggccattttaatgagttatttttttttttttaagttttataaagaacaatgacactgaaggccgcgctgaagctgcgccgatgccgcaccagcggcgcgccgcggcgcgccgttattttcataatttggcggcggcgcgtcaaataaggcaaaaatcggcggcggcggcggcgtggcgcggcggcgtatatgtctaatacatatatactgtGAGGGAGGGATGGGGATAAGGGGTTTACAGCTTTATTAAATGTTggtttaaaattttcaaaaattggcaaatatttatttttgtttttggctaaATAAGATTTTAATGGGAAATCTAAGCTTAGACCCGTTGGGAATCCTAAGCTTCGATGTAAACCTTGCCGATTTTCTAGGTTTGCTTCTGCCTTCACATCAAAGCTTAGAATTCCCAACGGGTCTAAGCTTAGATTTCCcattaaattcttaattagCTTTAGATTTTTTCCTGCCGGATATGTCTGAATCGATTTGGCTGTTAATGCTTATTAAGAACATATATGAGATACTTACAATATGGTCGGAAATGATtactttcaaataaaaattaaagtaccATCCAAGgctatacaaattaaaaatacaaaattatttaaaaatgcattataAAAATGCAACCATCAACAAATTGTCTTTGCGCTGCCCCCTTAGCGAGAATAACAACAAATTGCATTTGTAATAAAAGCTCAAATTTGCGCTCACAAAATAAGCACtcacacccacccacacagCCTTGCTCCCCTACCTACCCCTGGCTAGTGCACtcagtctctctctctctctctttttctctctatgtctctctctttctctgtctctGGCTGTGTGCGTCGTTAAGTGCTCGCCTTTCGTCAAGTGTGCAACTTCTCCTGCCTCAGAACAACAGTTATAAGCTCTGCCGACGTCGACGCAGACGCCGGCTTCGACTGCAGGCAGCAGCGCCGCTCATTTGTGAGCTTAATGAcgtcattatttttattttaacagcGCCAAGCAAATTGCATATACTTGCTGCTCCTGCGCAGTCGGCGCGCAGTCGCTGCCGCTGCGAAGGGGCTAAGGTGGGGGGCTGTGGAAAATGGGGGGATTTGGATCAGAGGAGTGGGACAGGAGGAGGGAATGAGAGCGAAGGAGAGCCTCtggcgctctcgctctctctcgcttGCTCCTGCTAAGCTTTAGCCGGGGCTTCGGGCAGCATTGCCTTCGTGTTTCGTGCTCGTGCCGCTTCG includes:
- the LOC108070739 gene encoding uncharacterized protein; translation: MQYNRGFLLKLFVIFYFLKIVSSKVEFTNINCTSWDPEFSDFEYCYLKSVNRSYKYMSLKVNLYKVPINVIKVNIAALKRFNGYKPFLYNATVDACRFLKNPKSNPVFSYLHNMFRSFSNMNHTCPYNHDLVVEKLNTNFLNNHITSALPVPEGDYALQTSWFANNILRATVLVSITLS